From Solidesulfovibrio sp., one genomic window encodes:
- the secY gene encoding preprotein translocase subunit SecY: MALTGVENLARLPELKKKLLWTFVLVAVYRIGVHVPVPGVDSAALADFFESAKNTLFGLFDMFSGGGLRNLSIFALGIMPYISASIIIQLLTVVSPELAKMQKEEGAAGRKKITQYTRYGTVLITIIQGFGIAVGLESMASPTGAPVVLAAGWGFRLMTIVTLTAGTVFLMWLGEQMTEKGIGNGISMIIYAGIVAGLPRAVLSTLDLIKAGELSLFVLLLIVALMLAVLVAIVFMERGQRRIPIQYAKRMVGRKMYGGQTTHLPLRVNTAGVIPPIFASSILLFPATLGEFSSVPWLKTVAGLFSPQTMTYNVIFVALIVFFCYFYTAIIFDPADIAENIRKQGGFIPGIRPGLKTKEYIDKVLARITLWGSMYISLVCVLPMVLIQQFNVPFYFGGTSLLIVVGVAMDFMSQIESYLISRQYEGLMQKGRIKGRQ, translated from the coding sequence GTGGCCCTTACCGGAGTCGAAAACCTGGCCCGTCTGCCGGAGCTGAAAAAAAAGCTCCTGTGGACCTTCGTTTTGGTGGCCGTCTACCGCATCGGTGTGCATGTGCCCGTGCCTGGCGTGGATTCGGCCGCCCTGGCGGACTTTTTCGAAAGCGCCAAGAACACCCTCTTTGGCCTGTTCGACATGTTCTCCGGCGGAGGGCTGCGCAACCTTTCCATCTTCGCCTTGGGGATCATGCCCTACATCTCCGCCTCCATCATCATCCAGCTGCTGACCGTGGTCAGCCCCGAGCTGGCCAAGATGCAAAAGGAAGAGGGGGCGGCCGGACGCAAGAAGATCACCCAGTACACGCGCTACGGCACGGTGCTCATCACCATCATCCAGGGCTTCGGCATCGCCGTGGGCCTGGAGAGCATGGCCAGCCCCACGGGCGCGCCGGTGGTGCTGGCGGCGGGCTGGGGCTTTCGGCTCATGACCATTGTGACGCTGACCGCCGGCACCGTCTTTCTGATGTGGCTCGGCGAGCAGATGACCGAAAAGGGCATCGGCAACGGCATCTCCATGATCATCTACGCCGGTATCGTGGCCGGGCTGCCCCGGGCGGTGCTGTCCACCCTCGACCTCATCAAGGCCGGTGAACTGTCGCTTTTCGTGCTGCTGCTCATCGTGGCCCTGATGCTGGCGGTCCTGGTGGCCATCGTCTTCATGGAGCGCGGCCAGCGGCGCATCCCCATCCAGTACGCCAAGCGCATGGTCGGGCGCAAAATGTACGGCGGCCAGACGACCCATTTGCCGCTTCGGGTCAACACGGCCGGCGTCATTCCGCCCATTTTCGCCTCGTCGATCCTGCTTTTCCCGGCGACCCTGGGCGAATTCTCCAGCGTGCCATGGCTCAAGACCGTGGCCGGCTTATTCAGTCCGCAGACCATGACCTACAACGTCATCTTCGTGGCGTTGATCGTCTTCTTCTGCTATTTCTATACGGCCATCATCTTCGACCCGGCCGATATCGCCGAGAACATCCGCAAGCAGGGCGGGTTCATTCCCGGCATCCGGCCCGGGCTCAAGACCAAGGAATACATCGACAAGGTCCTGGCGCGTATCACGCTGTGGGGGTCGATGTACATCTCGCTTGTCTGCGTGCTGCCCATGGTGCTGATCCAGCAGTTCAACGTGCCTTTTTATTTCGGCGGCACGTCGCTTTTGATCGTGGTCGGCGTGGCCATGGACTTCATGTCGCAGATCGAGTCCTATCT
- the rplO gene encoding 50S ribosomal protein L15 yields the protein MKLHELYPFPEERQNRKRLGRGRATGQGCTAGKGNKGQNARAGVSERPWFEGGQMPLARRLPKRGFKNFKFKVVYQPLNIERLLAAFEGQASISLDDIYARGLALPGALVKILSQGEISTAITVEAHRFSAKAAEKITNAGGKVVTLGVATEEAETPSE from the coding sequence ATGAAGCTGCACGAACTCTATCCTTTCCCCGAGGAACGCCAGAACCGCAAGCGCCTCGGCCGCGGCCGCGCCACCGGGCAGGGCTGCACCGCCGGCAAGGGGAACAAGGGCCAGAACGCCCGGGCCGGCGTGTCCGAGCGCCCCTGGTTCGAGGGCGGCCAGATGCCCTTGGCCCGCCGCCTGCCCAAGCGTGGTTTCAAGAACTTCAAGTTCAAGGTCGTCTACCAGCCGCTCAATATCGAGCGACTGCTGGCCGCCTTCGAGGGCCAGGCGTCCATCAGCCTGGACGACATCTACGCGCGCGGCCTGGCCCTGCCCGGGGCGCTGGTGAAGATCCTGAGCCAGGGCGAGATCTCGACCGCCATCACCGTCGAAGCCCACCGCTTCAGCGCCAAGGCCGCCGAGAAAATCACCAATGCCGGCGGCAAGGTCGTGACCCTCGGGGTCGCCACCGAAGAAGCCGAAACCCCTAGCGAATAA
- the rpmD gene encoding 50S ribosomal protein L30 translates to MATITVTLVRSRFGNTPKQRATLAALGLKKIRQARSFDKSDTVVGMIAKVQHLVEVTES, encoded by the coding sequence ATGGCAACCATTACCGTGACCCTGGTGAGGAGCCGTTTCGGCAATACGCCCAAGCAGCGCGCCACCCTGGCCGCCCTGGGGCTCAAGAAAATCCGGCAGGCGCGCTCCTTCGATAAAAGCGACACCGTTGTCGGCATGATCGCCAAGGTCCAGCACCTTGTTGAGGTGACCGAGTCATGA
- the rpsE gene encoding 30S ribosomal protein S5 — protein sequence MDQQSDLGQIEKIVYLNRVAKVVKGGRRFSFSALVVVGDGKGSVGYGLGKANEVPEAIRKATEQARKGMIRIPLLDGTLPYEVLGQFGAGRVMLKPASKGTGIIAGGPVRAIMEACGVHDILTKAIGTNNPHNVLRATMEGLASLRSADSVGAMRGKALATPRK from the coding sequence ATGGACCAGCAGTCCGACCTGGGACAGATCGAAAAGATCGTCTACCTCAACCGCGTGGCCAAGGTCGTCAAGGGCGGCCGGCGCTTCAGCTTCTCCGCCCTGGTGGTCGTCGGCGACGGCAAGGGCTCCGTGGGCTACGGCCTGGGCAAGGCCAACGAAGTCCCGGAAGCCATCCGCAAGGCCACCGAGCAGGCGCGCAAGGGCATGATCCGCATTCCGCTACTGGACGGCACCCTGCCTTACGAGGTCCTGGGCCAGTTCGGCGCCGGCCGCGTCATGCTCAAGCCCGCCTCCAAGGGAACCGGCATCATCGCCGGCGGCCCGGTGCGGGCCATCATGGAAGCCTGCGGCGTCCACGACATCCTGACCAAGGCCATCGGCACCAACAATCCGCACAACGTCCTGCGCGCCACCATGGAAGGCCTGGCTTCGCTTCGCAGCGCCGATTCCGTCGGCGCCATGCGCGGCAAGGCCCTGGCCACCCCGCGCAAATAA